From Pangasianodon hypophthalmus isolate fPanHyp1 chromosome 10, fPanHyp1.pri, whole genome shotgun sequence:
GTCCCGAGACTGCCATGTAGCCCCAAAGTTGCGCAGGTGCTTCACAATATCCAAATGCCCAGCAAAACAGGCCAGCATCAGACTGTCAGCAACACACAATGAAActtcagaaatatttataaaatacctCATGTAGATGTTCCTGAAAATTCAAAGACTATTATAGCAGTTGCTATTCGATCAGACGGTCTCCAATCAAGCAGCAAATCCAAACTCACGAGTCTTTACCACTGCCATTCTTCATGTGAATATCAGCACCGTGTTCTACCAGTTTATAGACCATCCTACAAACATAATAATCACACAAGTGATAAGTGATGCACTCAGTGTCTTTCAGCGCATTTGCTCCTAATGCAGAACAACTTGACAAGTGGTTGATATGTCAAGTATGCATGTTGGCAAGACGTTTGCAAGACGTTTACACTAATTTCTCAGGGAAAAACATGTCTACCTGCTAAAACCTTTCTGTGCAGCCACCATGAGTGGTGTGAGTCCCAGCTTGTCACAAACATTCACGTTCACCATCCTGATGAAGGTAAGGCATAAGAGAAGATTAGTGCTTGTgtaaaatactattaaaaatattagtaTTTCATAGGGAAGGTAATCTATTAGCACCTTACAATCAAATTCAACACTGATACAGGGTGCAACAATTTGTGATTATAAAATGAATcctaatacattttaattcattttttaattctatAATCTACATTATGGTTTTTCTCAGTATGACCACTATAATGATTTTCAAAACATGCATACTTAGTGTTCCTTTTTATTaatgttcattcattaatttatgcattcatcttcagtaagtgctttttcctggtcagagtATATCCCTGGAACattgggtgtgaggcaggaatacacccaggGTGGAATGTCAGTCCATGGCAGGCACATGgacattcagccacaagagcattagtgaggtcaggcacgaTGTCAAGTGAGGAGTCCTGGCACAtagcgttccaattcatcccggggttgaggtcagggctctttgcaggccactcgagttcttccacaccaaccttggcaaaccatgtcattATGGACCTCACTCTGTTCACAGggccattgttatgctggaacatgtttgagtCCCATGGTTCCAGTGAAGTggaaatgctacagcatactaAGTCATTCTAGACAATCGATTGCTtacaacattgtggcaacagtttggggaagaccctcatatgggtgtgatgtcaggtgtccacacacctTTGGCCATATTTACCTATTTAGTATTTTCCATCAGAAATGTTTGATACATTTATAATGTTTGGTGCATAAATTATTCCATTCTTTTTGAAAAGATAACTGCATTGCATCTAAGAATCAATTTCTTTTCCCATTCCTTCGAAAGTTGTGTTCCAGATCCCATTTGAACAGTACAGTAGGTTATAGCCTATAGCTCTACAGACTGCTTCAACACAGCATGGGAcaaatttaaatctatatccggatttctgtaaagctgctttaagcactatataaataaaatttgactgAATTGAATTTACACTTTATGGTACGATTCAtagatataatgtgttatgaatatgaatgatatAAATAATTCCTAAATGCTGGATCTTGCTGTGATATGTACTTCTCATAACAGGCCATTGGATTAAGATGGTGTTACTCACTCACCCAGACTGCAACACTCTACTCAGCTCCTCTTCATCATTCCGGTTTACAGCTTGGTGCAGATGTTTGCCATTCAGCGGCTCCCCTGAAACAAAGGAAGTACATAATAATGATGGATATATTGATGGATTTGTTTTGCCTTGCAATTCACATTAAGGCCACTACAGTAGCTCAGAACTAGTACAATATCAGTACTAGTGAACATCCCAACCACAAGCAATTTGTGGCACCTTTTCACTCTTTTTATTACAATATACTAGTTACAAGTACTATTTTTACATCAACTACCAACAGTGCTTCTGCTTGCTAAACACAGTTTCATCCTCCAATTACAATCCGACTTCATCTGTAACAGCCCTGGAAACAGAATCGTAGTGTTAAACTGAATAGAGCAGACTCACTAGAGGTGGAGGCTGAGACAGGCGGGGTGAGACAGAACTCCCCGTTTGCTCTGCTGATCCTCAGTCTGAACCGATACGATGTACACGGCTCTAATTCCTCCACAATATGATGAGTGCTGTATCCTCTGGAGCAACATaccaaacaatcagaattaaattgtttgcaaataaaaacaaaccaaggAAAAATATAGGGAACTGCTACTCATACTGAATTATTGCACAGGCTAATGTGAGAGAATCCTGCACCCGAAACAATCCGGTTGTCTGTGAAttattgctgctgttgttgttattggtgTGTTGCTTTACTCTTCAGTTCTCTCCATGAATGGGTGtcctacatttacatttatacaacagttacttccagtccactaatttgattggacaagcagcgttccaagagtgctgacaTTCAGCataacagcactggtacatCTCACTGGTTGTAACACTCCGTTTGTCTGTTTGCTATATAAActtccaattctagcaatagttctTTACACTGGAACTGTTAGTACACTTACTACGGCTTGTCATTCGGTTTGTGCGTTGGCCTGCTGTGGCTTCTTTGCGAATTATTTTTGCTGACAGAGCAAAAAAACTCTAAATATATGTGGCCATATTATGTCTGAAATATCAgatactcaatattaatttctgttTATTGAACTTGTATAAAAGTAATATCACACTCGCAATTGTGCTGCTGTACTGACTATCACTACGGCTGTGAATACCTGCGATTACCTCCGGccaaatcacagctgtgctcatattcagtataacagcactcttgctcatgcgatattgcttaattatagcATTTGCCAGATTCTCTTATTCTTATACTCAGATTCTCCACTGTCTTCAAACATATCCATATGGTACGAATAAGTCAAGGTCTAAGAATACCATTACCCTTTAGTACAATGAACTAGTACAACAAATAAAGACAGAGTACGAGctcagcttttgtttttttattgccaGATTAAATGCCTAGTAAAGACATACGCCTTAAGCTGTGGGTGCCAGGACacagaagagtcttgatgcatttAAAACCAGAGGTCAGAACAAGCTGCATGTATAAACGGGTGAATACTTGGCTGTATAATGTAGTCATATGCCAAACAAGAAAGCTAACCGTCTAACTTTCTAACTCGCCCAGCCATATACGTACAGTGTCTGCTCACAACTTCACCTTCCTTCTTAGCACTGAACCATGCTGAGTATGGTTTAGACAGCGTCTGACTGCTCCAGCTTCACTATACACAATACAGATGCAATTCACATTATAAGAGCAAATAATTTCCCCAATCATTGTAAGCATTCAGACTATGATAAGCTTTAGCTGtctctctggtctctctctggttacatttacatttatgggaTTTGGCAGACTTACAGAAGcactttgtagtctctatcaaaatcacatcctcatgctagttcactaagtCAGGGAGTAAGAGTACCATCAGTTTAAAAACCCTGTTGGGGAGATTGAAAAGCACaagccagtgattttttttaaatagtaaagtgttaatttaagtgcttggtgaagaggtaggtctttattCTTCGTTtaaagacagccagtgactcagctgttcaatTTTAgcatatgtatttttatatatgtatttcaaTTTTAGTAtcagacagccaggggaagttgTTTTTAACCATCTGGgagccaggacagagaagagccttgatgcatgtcttccttgtactcTGAAAGATGGTGGATCTAACAGTAGTGCTAGAGGTGGAGGAAGTGTGGTGCAGACTGGAGTCtgataagtgctttaaggtaggtgGGCGCTGGTCCGCTGCTCTGTATCATCAAGGTAATGATATGCATACGGGTCACTTCAGGTAAAAGTTTTTAAAGGTTTTCTCAAATTCTTGTTCAAAGGAACAGGTAACGACAATcgatcatccatccatccattttctgtattgcttatcctacacagggttgcagggagcctggagatTATCTCAGGttactcggggcacaaggcgggggataccccggacagggtgccaacccatcgcagggcacaatcgcacacacactacagacaatttagagatgccaatcagcctacaacgcatgtcgttggactgggggaggaaaccagagtacctagaggaaacccccgaagcatggggagaacacgcaaactGGCGGAGGTGGAAATTGAACCttcaaccccagaggtgtgaggaaacCATGCTAACCACCTAGCCAGCATGCCCCCCCGACAATCAATCATTTATTGTATCATTAATTtttgtatacagtatgtcttgTTTGTTCACTTTTCAGGAGACTCAagaagtttttgttttgatagATTTAAATTTAGAGAAGGTTGTTTTTTCAGCCGAATGATGGCCTCGTTCACTTGcactgagatctccttggacttcatattggtagctccagtcgaacagctgccaaatgccaactcaatacctgatatcaactccagaccttttatctgcttcatttgtcttgaagtaacaagggaatggaccgcacatggtcagttaacttcttgtcagtcaattgtccaaatacctttgagcccctgaaaatggaggtactttgttgaaaatggctacaattcctaaatggtaaatgccatatttttgtggaacctcttaaaataaaaaaaactttttttttttaattttattttttattatacactTCCATCTCattttgactgttttatttcaaatccattgtggtggtgtattacttccggacctgactgtacgtGCAGTAACTTGTTGCTTACCTCATTGAAACAGTCTATgcaaaaacacatcagtgtaatAGGTGTATATAAattgtctttttaaatataaaatttagtGCATGTAACagaacacactcacatatatatggtgtcatatgtgtgtgttttgggatcCATCTGTTCCACAGCAAAGCGAGTCCACTTTTCAGTAGGGCCGCTGCGGTCATCCTGCGCCGTTCTCCAGCTTAGCTCAATACTGTGATGACTGACCTTCTCAACCACGAGTACTTCAGGAGACACGCAGTCTCCACTGACTGAAGCTGCATCAAAACACAGTGAGATTATCAGTGGAAAACTTGTACCCTTCACAAACCCAAAGCCaggtccagacttacattcctcactctctgaACTACATGGGAGCCCTTAACGATTCTTTGCAGAACCCTTCTCCCAGAACCCAGTCTCCTTGTTCAAAAAGGCTCCAACTCAAGCCTTTAGTACACTAGGAACCCTTGCAAAGTACCCTTAAGCAACCcctttttgtatgtttgtagtTTCTTCCTATTTGTATcatagcagttactgaataatatgcttgtagaggaataaataaacaatagtctgagagtttaaggggttaataaCACTCCCACCCCTTAATAGGCTCTGCTTCTCCAAgctgaaaatgtatttgcaaAAAGGCACTTGctctataacagcaaaaaaaaaaaaaaaaaaatgaaatacaaaatcaTACATACCTTTAATATGGCAATTTAATTCATATTCCACTGATTCTCACAGGATTAATGTACCAGATAATAAATTAtactttgtaaaatatattttgatagtTTCTGGTTTGCAATGCCAAATGAGGGACGAGgtgtgttggagagagagagagagagagagagagagagagagagagagacagagagagagagtacataACTTACATGGCTGTAGAGAAGACAGGACAGGAACAGAAAGTGACTTTCTAAGACACTGACTTGAGTCAATGTTCATCCCTGACTCCAAAATCACGATCAGTAGAATGACCCTTTCCTGAATGTTTTCCCGAGGGAGCAGGGATAGCTCTGGTCATGAGGAAGGGGTGGGGAACAGCATGGCACAAAGTATAGAGGGAGTAGAGGGAGGGTGTTCAATGCCCTATCCTATCATTAATATTACTATGATTACCAATTAATGATGGTTACTTAATTTATACCATGCCCCAGTAACTGTATATAATGAGACCTTCATCTCACTTTATTACTCCATTCTTTTCtggcatgttgtgtgtgtgtgtgtgtgtgtgtgcactgcaaaaactgacatcttactaagtgaaaatatcttgaatatagtcaaatttatgtAGTATTTCCTATCATTTCCTATTCAAATTAGTTAAATTTGACAATATTCCAGATGTTTTCAGTTGTTAAGATGTccatttttgctgtgtgtgtgtgtttatttttatgatgtttatttttacattttattttctataatgaCCATTATAGGCTTAACTCTGTAAGTGTTGTTTGAACTAAGAGTTCTGGCTTTGTGTAAAACAAATCCCTGAAAAAAACAGTGCCTGTGTTTGTTGAAGTTGCATATTGAATTCGTATTTCCATTTTGAAAGTAGCTGTAATTGAGAAATAATTCACTTCACGTCACTTCCCTTTTTATCCATACTTGGTTTGAGTCTATGCCCAGGCAGGGTCTCAAtccacacaattgtatagaatgtctgtGCTTGCTGTAGctttatgatttcccttcactagaactaagaggcccaaacctgttccagcacgacaatgcccctgtgcacaaagcgagctccatgaagacatggtgtgttaagctTGGTGTGCAAGacctcgagtggcctgcacagagccccaacctcaaccccactgaacacctttgggatgaactggaacaccgactgcaccccaggcctcctcacttaacatcagagcctgacctcactaatgctcttgtggctgaatgagctcAAACCTCCACagctggaatgggatgttcagaaagcacatatgggtgggattgtcaggtgtccacaaacttttggccatatagtgtgtgtgtgtgtgtgtgtgtgtgtgtgtgtgtgtgtataaatatataattaaatgtttgtgtttgtttatatatttattgatttttttttttaatctaagttttttttttatttgttgaatgTATGtacagttgtttattt
This genomic window contains:
- the fank1 gene encoding fibronectin type 3 and ankyrin repeat domains 1 protein; translation: MNPASVSGDCVSPEVLVVEKVSHHSIELSWRTAQDDRSGPTEKWTRFAVEQMDPKTHTYDTIYIGYSTHHIVEELEPCTSYRFRLRISRANGEFCLTPPVSASTSREPLNGKHLHQAVNRNDEEELSRVLQSGMVNVNVCDKLGLTPLMVAAQKGFSRMVYKLVEHGADIHMKNGSGKDSLMLACFAGHLDIVKHLRNFGATWQSRDMGGCTPLHWAADGGHLPVLAYMIQDGCELDVRDTVSQWTPLMRVAAVSGNSAVASLLIRAGADVNVRDKDGKTPLMVAVLNNHEQLVKLLLDSGADRDVKNEFGSGAAEMAKAFGKQNIINLLEGRKIL